In Haloterrigena alkaliphila, a single genomic region encodes these proteins:
- a CDS encoding DUF3006 domain-containing protein, protein MSETYTATLDRIVDGQTAVLLLEEDDETVDQLDVAVTTLPPEAQHEGAVLKISVEASELCEAEYLPEVTQSRKESAQEHLDRLSTRLSDRE, encoded by the coding sequence ATGAGTGAGACGTACACCGCGACGCTCGATCGGATCGTCGACGGACAGACAGCGGTGCTCTTGCTCGAAGAGGACGACGAGACCGTCGACCAACTCGACGTCGCCGTAACGACGTTGCCACCGGAGGCTCAGCACGAAGGGGCAGTTCTCAAGATTTCTGTCGAAGCAAGCGAACTCTGCGAAGCCGAATACCTTCCTGAAGTCACACAGTCTCGCAAGGAGTCTGCACAGGAGCACCTCGATCGTCTCTCGACGAGGTTATCGGATCGAGAGTAA
- a CDS encoding DUF4208 domain-containing protein — translation MSDQSRAWPAEMDAADRVRHVALTRTTPQNAGWIAEEADVSRDTAAKYLDRMADQGDLEVVETADGMCYKPDDITQFLREVRTLAEEQSVDELTNELRAIGDEIDSWKAAYDVESLEELRRSIGREDLSSSDRRERLETIEEWEYNIQVREALQLAISLQSSLTKLDADPRIGEIGTGTLPQEG, via the coding sequence ATGAGCGATCAATCACGTGCATGGCCAGCGGAGATGGACGCTGCTGACCGCGTCAGGCATGTTGCGTTGACTCGAACGACGCCACAAAATGCTGGCTGGATTGCCGAAGAGGCGGATGTCTCGAGGGATACGGCTGCCAAATATCTCGATCGCATGGCCGATCAGGGCGACCTCGAGGTCGTCGAAACAGCTGACGGTATGTGCTACAAGCCAGACGACATCACGCAATTCCTGCGCGAAGTCCGCACCCTCGCTGAAGAACAGTCTGTAGACGAACTCACCAATGAATTGCGTGCAATCGGTGACGAAATCGACTCGTGGAAAGCAGCGTACGACGTCGAGTCACTCGAAGAACTTCGCCGGAGTATTGGACGTGAGGATCTGTCGTCCAGCGATCGACGTGAGCGCCTCGAGACTATCGAGGAATGGGAGTACAACATCCAGGTACGGGAAGCGCTTCAGCTTGCCATCAGCCTGCAGAGTTCACTGACGAAGCTTGACGCAGATCCGCGTATCGGGGAGATTGGCACAGGGACGCTCCCGCAAGAAGGCTAA
- a CDS encoding SlyX family protein, protein MDAANTDTDTTLTPEGAIAEPGSEGIDRVYLEEKNDLLEARIDELEQIIANQRDQIEQLTAERQQLRSIVEQQESDLKDTTEPPSEKDKGSSSLRTRMQRLWRRR, encoded by the coding sequence GTGGATGCTGCTAATACTGATACAGATACTACTTTGACTCCCGAGGGAGCTATTGCAGAACCGGGCTCTGAAGGGATTGATCGAGTATATCTCGAGGAAAAGAACGATCTTCTCGAGGCCCGTATCGACGAGTTGGAGCAGATCATTGCTAACCAACGTGACCAGATCGAACAACTCACAGCAGAGCGCCAGCAGTTGCGATCGATCGTTGAACAGCAAGAGAGCGACCTCAAGGATACCACTGAGCCACCCTCCGAGAAAGATAAAGGGTCGTCATCACTGCGAACACGGATGCAGCGATTGTGGCGGCGAAGATGA